The window CGCGATCACCACCGTCGTGTGCGTGGGACTGCTCGTCGGCACCGGGGTGTGGTCGGACGCCATGACGACGCTCGCGTCCACCGCCGTCGCGACCGTCCTCGTGATGCTGCTCGGCATCGTCTTCGGGGTGTGGATGGGGCGCAGCCCGCTGGTGGACCGGCTGATGCGGCCCACCCTGGACGCGGCGCAGGTCATGCCGCCGTTCGTCTATCTCGTGCCGTTCCTGGCGCTGTTCGGCGCGACCCGCTTCACGGCGATCGTCGCCGCGATCGTGTACGCGGCTCCCGTAGCCATGAAGATCATCGCGGACGGGGTTCGGAACGTGCCCGCCACCACCGTGGAGGCGGCCACCTCAGCCGGGTGCAACACCTGGCAGATCATCACCAAGGTCCAGCTGCCGATGGCACGCGGCGCCCTGACTCTCGCGACCAACCAGGGCCTCATCTATGTGCTGTCGATGGTTGTGGTGGGCGGCCTGGTGGGGGCAGGCGCTCTCGGCTACGACGTCGTGGCCGGCTTCTCGCAGGGACAGCTGTACGGGAAGGGGCTTGCCGCGGGGCTGGCCATCGTCCTTCTCGGAGTCATGTTCGACCGGATCACTCAGGCAGCGGCGCGACGCACCAGCGCATAAGGAGCAACTGACCATGGCAAGGCAAGCAAGACAATGGAGAGTCGGCGCGGCCGGCATAGCGGGCGCAGCTGTTATCGGACTGACCCTCTCCGCCTGCGGCGGTGCGAAGGTCGGTGACAACTCCTCGGACGCCGGCGGCTCGGACAGCTCCGGCAAGTGCGGCACCTTCAACCTCGCGGTCAACCCGTGGGTGGGCTACGAGGCCAACGCGGCCGTCCTCGCCTACGTCGCGGAGAACGACCTCGGCTGCAAGGTCACCAAGAAGGACCTGAAGGAAGAGATCGCCTGGCAGGGCTTCGGGACGGGCGAGGTCGACGCCGTCGTCGAGAACTGGGGCCACGACGACCTGAAGAAGAAGTACATCACCGACCAGAAGACCGCCGTCGACGCCGGCCCGACCGGCAACGAAGGCCTCATCGGCTGGTATGTGCCGCCGTGGCTGGCCAAGGCGCACCCGGACATCCTCGACTGGAACAACCTCAACAAGTACGCGGCCGAGTTCAAGACGTCCGAGTCCGGCGGCAAGGGGCAACTCCTCGACGGCGACCCGTCGTTCGTCACCAACGACGAGGCCCTGGTGAAGAACCTGAAGCTGGACTACAAGGTCGTGTACGCGGGCAGTGAGACCGCCCTCATCCAGGCCTTCCGCAAGGCGGAGAAGAACAAGGAATGGGTGATCGGCTACTTCTACGAGCCGCAGTGGTTCATGTCCGAGGTGCCGCTGGAGAAGATCAAGCTGCCGGAGTACAAGGAGGGCTGCGACGCCGACCCCGAGAAGGTCGACTGCGACTACCCCGTGTACAAGCTGGACAAGATCGTCGCTGCGAAGTTCGCCGAGTCGGGCAGCCCGGCCTATGACCTGGTGAAGAACTTCACCTGGACGAACGACGACCAGAACGTCGTGGCGAAGTACATCGCGGTGGACAAGATGACCCCCGAGGCCGCGGCCGAGAAGTGGGTCGAGGCCAACCGCGACAAGGTGGACGCCTGGCTGAAGTAGCCCGGGGTCGACAGCCGGTCGGACATGCCCGGCGGGCGGTGCGCACAGGGGTGCACCGCCCGCCGGGCATTGCCATGTCCAGGGCTGGGTTCAGGCCGTGTTTCGGGCTGTTTTCCGGTCTCAAGGACCCCTTGACACCCCCTCCCCGGGGCAGGCACATTGAGTTGCGCAACCTGAACCATGTTGCGCACAAAGCAACTTAACCGGCTGGACTGGTTTTCAATCGGAGGTGCGGCGATGGCGGGACCCCGAGTGGTGATCATCGGAGCGGGCGTCGTGGGAGCGGCCCTCGCGGACGAGATCTCCGCACGAGGCTGGACCGAAGTGACCGTGGTCGACCAGGGCCCGCTGCCCGCCACCGGCGGCTCCAGCTCGCATGCCCCGGGCCTGGTCTTCCAGACGAACTCCTCCAAGACCATGACGGAACTGGCCCGCTACACCGTCGAGAAGTTCTGCTCCCTCGACGTCGACGGCAAGCCCTGCTTCCTCCAGGTCGGCGGCCTCGAAGTGGCCACCACCCCCGAGCGCCTCACCGAACTGCACCGCCGCCACGGCTGGATCACCGCCTGGGGCATCGAGGCCCGCCTCCTGACCCCCGACGAGTGCGTCGAACAGCACCCGCTGGTCAACCGCGACAGGGTCCTCGGCGGCCTCCTGGTCCCGACCGACGGCCTCGCCAAGGCCGTCCTCGCCGTCGAGGCACAGATCCGCCGGGCCACCGAGCGAGGCGTCAGCTTCCTGGCCCGCCACGAAGTCCTCGACGTCCAGCAGGCCGACGGCAAGATCACCGGCGTCCTCACCGACCAGGGCGAGATCCCCGCCGACATCGTCGTGTGCTGTGCCGGCATCTGGGGCCCGAAGATCGCCCGCATGGTGGGCATGAACCTCCCACTCACCCCGCTCGCCCATCAGCTCGCCTGGACCGGCCCGGTACCGGCCCTCGCCGGCCAGACCGAGGAGGCCGTCCGCCCGATCCTGCGCCACCAGGACGCCGACCTCTACTACCGCGACCGCTACGACGGCATCGGCATCGGCTACTACGGCCACCGCCCCATGCCGATCACCGCCGACGAGATCCTCTCCGTGGACGAGGCCGCCGACATGCCGTCGGTCCTGAAGTTCACCGAGGACGACTTCGCGGACGCCTGGACCGAGACCCAGTCCCTGCTCCCCGCGACGAAGGAGGCGAAGGTCGAGGAAGGCATCAACGGCCTGTTCTCCTTCACCACCGACAACTTCCCGCTGCTCGGCGAGTCCCCGGACGTCAAGGGCTTCTGGGTCGCCGAGGCCGTCTGGGTCACCCACTCCGCGGGCGTCGGCCGGGCCATGGCCGAATGGCTGGTCGACGGCCACTGCTCGTCCTTCGACCTGCACGAGTGCGACGTCAACCGCTTCGAGCCGCACCAGCTCACCCCGGAGTACGTCCTGGCCCGCGACTGCCAGAACTTCGTCGAGGTCTACGACATCCTCCACCCCCTCCAGCCGTCCGGGAAGCCGCGCCCGATCCGCACCAGCCCCTTCCACACCCGCCAGGAGGAGCACGGCGCGTTCTTCCTGGAGGCCAATGGCTGGGAGCGCCCGCAGTGGTACCAGGCCAACGCGAGCCTGGTGGAAGGCCGTTCCATACCCACCCCGAACGACTGGGCCGCGCAGTTCTGGTCGCCCATCGTCGGCGCGGAGGCCCAGGCCACCCGCGAGACCGTCGCCATGTACGACATGACGGCCCTCAAGCGCCTCGAAGTCAGCGGCCCCGGTGCCGCGGCCTTCCTGGAGCGCCTGTGCACCGGCAAGATCGACAAGTCGGTCGGCTCGGTGACATACACCCTGCTCCTGGACCACGACGGCGGCATCCGCAGCGACATCACCGTCGCCCGCCTCGCCCGTGACCTCTTCCAGGTCGGCGCCAACGGCAACCTCGACCTCGACTGGTTCACCCGCCACCTCCCCGCCGACGGCACGGTCCAGGCCCGTGACATCACGCCGGGCACCTGTTGCATCGGCCTGTGGGGCCCGCTGGCCCGCAAGGTCCTCCAGCCCCTCACCGACGAGGACTTCACGAACGACGGCCTGAAGTACTTCCGCGCCAAGCGCGCCCACATCGGCAGCGTGCCGGTGACGGCGATGCGGCTGTCGTACGTCGGCGAACTCGGCTGGGAGATCTACACCACCGCCGACCTCGGACAGAAGCTCTGGGACACCCTCTGGGCCGCCGCCCAGCCTCTCGGCGGCGTCATCGCCGGCCGCGGCGCCTTCAACAGCCTCCGCCTGGAGAAGGGCTACCGTTCCTTCGGCACCGACATGACCTACGAGCACGACCCCTACGAGGCCGGCGTCGGCTTCGCCGTCAAGCTCGACAAGGACGACTTCATCGGGAAGGCGGCCCTTGAGCGCCGTAAGGCCGATGTACGACGCAAGCTGACCTGCCTCACCATCGACGACCCGCAGGCGGTCGTCATGGGCAAGGAGCCGGTCTACGACGGCGACCGCTCCGTCGGCTACGTCACCAGCGCCGCCTACGGCTACACCATCGGCAAGGGCATCGCCTACGCCTGGCTGCCCACGGAACTCACCGCCCCCGGCACCACCGTGCACATCGGCTACTTCGACCGGCGGGTCGAGGCGGTCGTCGCGGAGGAGCCGCTGTTCGACCCGACCATGTCCCGTCTTCGTGGCTAGCAGAGGGGTATCGCCGGTGACCGCACGACTCCTCGACGGCAAGGCGACCGCTGCCCGGATCCGCGGTGAACTCGCCGAACGCGTGGCCAAGTTGACCGCCGACGGCGGCCGTGCGCCCGGACTCGGCACTGTCCTGGTCGGCGACGACCCGGGCAGCCGCGCCTACGTCGCCGGCAAGCACCGCGACTGCGCGCAGGTGGGCATCGCGTCCATCCGCCGGGACCTGCCCGCCGACGCTTCCCAGCGGCAGGTCGAGGACGTCATCGACGAACTCAACGCCGACCCGGCCTGTACCGGCTACATCGTCCAACTCCCGCTCCCGGGACACCTGGACGCCAACGCCGTACTGGAACGCATGGACCCGGCCAAGGACGCCGACGGTCTGCACCCCGTCAACCTCGGCCGGCTCGTCCTCGGCGTCGAGGCCCCCCTGCCCTGCACCCCGCGCGGCATCGTCGAACTGCTGCGCCGGTACGACGTCCCCATCGCCGGAGCCCGGGTGTGCGTGATCGGACGGGGCATCACGGTGGGACGGCCGATGGGGCTTCTGTTGACCCGCCGTAGCGAGAACGCCACCGTCACCCTCTGCCACACCGGAACCAAGGGCCTGGCCTGGCATGTGCGCGAGGCGGACATCGTCATCGCGGCCGCCGGCTCGCCGGGACTGATCACCAAGGACATGCTGCGCCCCGGCGCGGCCGTCCTGGACGTCGGCATCACCCGCACCGACCACGGACTCGTCGGCGACGTGCACCCGGAGGCCGCCACGGTCGCCGGATGGCTCGCGCCGATGCCTGGGGGCGTGGGCCCCATGACCCGAGCCATGCTGCTCGCCAATGTCGTCGAGGCCGCCGAGAGGAACGCGAACATCGCCATGGCGCGCTAGACCTCGGGGCACTGCACGGCGGTTCCCTCGACGCGCCGGCCGTCCGGGCCCGTGACACTCACCAGGACCGGTTCGGTCCCGGGGTCGGCGACGCGCTGCGCGGCGGCTGCCGTGCAGATGATCTGGGCCGCCGCGATGTCGCTCAACTTGCCTGCCGACTGGTCGAGTTCGACGGAGATTCCGTCGTCCCGCGTCGTCACCCGGAACAGGTCGGCCCGGCGTCTGTCCTGTGGCACGGCGCTGGCGCCGTCCGTGGCCGGGGCGGCCGGGGCCCGCGTGGGCAGGCCCGGGAGCAGTGGCAGCTGGGTGGTGATCAGCTTGCCCCGCTCCGTGTCGGTCGGGCCCAGGAGCAGGATCTCAAGGGCCTTCTCTACGTCGACCGGCGCGGAGGTCTGGCGGGGGACGGAGATCAGAGTGCTGTCGGCCACCACGAAGTAGACCCGGATCGTCGGCACGACCCCACTGGCGGGACCGCCCGCCTCCACCACGCCGGTCGTGGGGATGCCGCAGGAGGTGAGCGCACACAGGGCGGCGAGGCACAGCGCCGATCGTCGTGGGGGAGTCATGAGCCGCTCTCCGGGGTCAACTCGTCGCCGGGCAGGGGGAGTCGTACGGTGAAAACGGCGCCCCCTTCGGGCCGGTTCGCCGCGTGGACGGTGCCGCCGTGCATCCGGACGTTCTCGGCGGTGATCGCGAGGCCCAGGCCGCTGCCCTCGGTGCGGGTGCGGGCGGCGTCGGACTTGTAGAACCGTTCGAAGACATGGGGCAGCACGGTGTCGGGGATGCCGGACCCGCTGTCCAGCACCTCGATCACCGCGAGCCGCTCCCCGCCCTCGTAGAGCCGCAGTCGGACAGGACGCGCGCCGTGCCGCAGGGCGTTGCCGACGAGGTTGGCGACGACGACGTCCAGACGGCGCGGGTCGACTCGGCCGCGCAGGGCGCCGGGCGGTGGCAGCTCGCAGTCGACGAGCTCGGTCCAGGCGCGCGCGGAGAGGGTGCGCCGGAGCGACTCGGCGAGGTCGATCTCGTCCAGGTGCAGCGTCGCGGCGCCCGCGTCGAAACGGGAGATCTCCATCAGGTCGTCCACGAGACGGGCCAGTTTCACGGTCTCCTCGCTGATCAGCCGGACCGCGGTGGCGGTGTCCGGGTCCAGCCCGGCGGCGTCCTCGTCGAGGACGTCGGTCACCGCCGACATGGCGGCCAGCGGGGTGCGCAGTTCGTGCGACACATCCGCGGCGAACCGGCGGGCCCGCGCCTCCATGCCGCGCAGTTCGGCCACCGACTCCTCCAGCGCGGCGGCCGTCTCGTTGAACGTGTGCGACAGAGCGGCGAGTTCGTCGGACCCGTTGACGGCGAGCCGGGTGTCGAGCCGGCCCTCGGCGATGCTCCGGGTGGCGCGGCGCAGCGCCCGCACCGGCCGCAGCACCCCGCGCGCGGCGAGCAGGGCCAGCAGCACGGCGAGCGCCAGGGCGGGCACGGTGGCCCGCTCGACCGCGGAGACCAGGGCGTCGACGTAGGCCCGTTCCGTGGTCTGCGGCACCGTCAGAAAGACCCTGACCCCGGAGGGGTAGGCGCCCCCGTCGATCGAGGTGAACAGGACCGACATACCGACGACCAGCGAGGTGTGGTCGCCGCTGTCCACCCGCTGGAAGACGGTCGCCATGCTGGAGTGCACGGCCTCGCGCAGGGTGGGGGTCAGTTCCTCGAAGGGGTCGCCCGTGGCGGAGGTCGCGCTCAGGTCGTCGTAGGTGGCCAGGACCCGCCATGTCCCGGAGGGGTCGGCGCGGGCCACGTCCGTCGCGAACCGCCGCAGTTCGTCCTCGCCCGGCGGGAAGGCGAGTTCCTCGGCGAGCCGGCCGACCTGGGTGCGCAGGAGCTGGATCACGGTGTCCTGGCTCTGCTGGAGCACGCCGATGCGCGCCTCGCGGAACGTCAGGGCGCCGGTGGTGGCGGCGGTGATTGCGGTGACCAGCGCGAAGGCCACCACCAACCGCATCCGCAGGCCGCGCAGTTGCGGGAACCGGGGTCGCCTCACCGCGCCGCGAACCGGTAGCCGAAGCCGCGCACGGTCTGGATGTAGCGCGGCTCGCGCGGCGGCTCGCCCATCTTGGCGCGCAGCCGCTTCACACAGGCGTCCACCAGCCGGGCGTCCCCGTGATAACTGTGCTCCCAGACCGCCTCCAGCAACTGCTGCCGGCTGAACACCTGGCCGGGGGAGGCGGACAGGGTGAGCAGCAGCCGCAGTTCGGACGGGGCGAGCGCGATCGGCACGCCTCCCCGGGCGACCGAGAGACCGGCCCGGTCGACGGCCAGATCCCCGTATGTGTCGATCTTCGGTATGCCGGCCTCGGCGGGTGCTCCGGCCGCCCGGCGCAGCACGGCACGGATCCGCGCCTGAAGTACCCGGGCCTGCACCGGCTTGACCACGTAGTCGTCGGCTCCCGCCTCAAGGCCTACGACGATGTCCTCGTCGTCCCCCCGCGCGGTCGCCATGATGATCGGCAGGGTCTGGTCCAGGGCGCGTATCTCACGGCACACGTCCAGGCCGGGCATTCCGGGCAGCATCAGGTCCAGCACCACGACATCCGGCCGGAACGACCGCACCCGCCCGAGCCCGTCCTCCCCGGTCTCCGCGGCGGCGACCTCATGGCCCTGGCGGCGCAGGGCGAGTGCGACTCCCTCCCGCACGGCGCGGTCGTCTTCGATCAGCAGTACGCGTGGCATGCGCTCAGTATCCGTAAGAGGCCCGACCGCCTGGGATTTTGTTACGGGACGATCATATAAACCCGCACAGGATCGCGCGTTATCGTTTCGTTATCGCTTGAGCCAGGTTCGATCACACTGCGATCACAACCTGACGGCCATGACCACGCGCAGAGCACACGCGTCCCCGAGCAAGCGGAAGGGACCGCTGTGGGGAGGCCTGGCCGCACTGGCCGTCCTGGGGGCGGCCGGGTTCGCGGCGGTGGACCGGATCGAGCGGCCCACCGCAGCCGGCGCCGCTCCCACCGAGCGCGCCGAGGCCGGCGCAGCCTCCGCCCGGCCGACGGACACCCCC of the Streptomyces sp. NBC_00287 genome contains:
- a CDS encoding ABC transporter substrate-binding protein; translation: MARQARQWRVGAAGIAGAAVIGLTLSACGGAKVGDNSSDAGGSDSSGKCGTFNLAVNPWVGYEANAAVLAYVAENDLGCKVTKKDLKEEIAWQGFGTGEVDAVVENWGHDDLKKKYITDQKTAVDAGPTGNEGLIGWYVPPWLAKAHPDILDWNNLNKYAAEFKTSESGGKGQLLDGDPSFVTNDEALVKNLKLDYKVVYAGSETALIQAFRKAEKNKEWVIGYFYEPQWFMSEVPLEKIKLPEYKEGCDADPEKVDCDYPVYKLDKIVAAKFAESGSPAYDLVKNFTWTNDDQNVVAKYIAVDKMTPEAAAEKWVEANRDKVDAWLK
- a CDS encoding GcvT family protein; this translates as MAGPRVVIIGAGVVGAALADEISARGWTEVTVVDQGPLPATGGSSSHAPGLVFQTNSSKTMTELARYTVEKFCSLDVDGKPCFLQVGGLEVATTPERLTELHRRHGWITAWGIEARLLTPDECVEQHPLVNRDRVLGGLLVPTDGLAKAVLAVEAQIRRATERGVSFLARHEVLDVQQADGKITGVLTDQGEIPADIVVCCAGIWGPKIARMVGMNLPLTPLAHQLAWTGPVPALAGQTEEAVRPILRHQDADLYYRDRYDGIGIGYYGHRPMPITADEILSVDEAADMPSVLKFTEDDFADAWTETQSLLPATKEAKVEEGINGLFSFTTDNFPLLGESPDVKGFWVAEAVWVTHSAGVGRAMAEWLVDGHCSSFDLHECDVNRFEPHQLTPEYVLARDCQNFVEVYDILHPLQPSGKPRPIRTSPFHTRQEEHGAFFLEANGWERPQWYQANASLVEGRSIPTPNDWAAQFWSPIVGAEAQATRETVAMYDMTALKRLEVSGPGAAAFLERLCTGKIDKSVGSVTYTLLLDHDGGIRSDITVARLARDLFQVGANGNLDLDWFTRHLPADGTVQARDITPGTCCIGLWGPLARKVLQPLTDEDFTNDGLKYFRAKRAHIGSVPVTAMRLSYVGELGWEIYTTADLGQKLWDTLWAAAQPLGGVIAGRGAFNSLRLEKGYRSFGTDMTYEHDPYEAGVGFAVKLDKDDFIGKAALERRKADVRRKLTCLTIDDPQAVVMGKEPVYDGDRSVGYVTSAAYGYTIGKGIAYAWLPTELTAPGTTVHIGYFDRRVEAVVAEEPLFDPTMSRLRG
- a CDS encoding bifunctional methylenetetrahydrofolate dehydrogenase/methenyltetrahydrofolate cyclohydrolase, producing MTARLLDGKATAARIRGELAERVAKLTADGGRAPGLGTVLVGDDPGSRAYVAGKHRDCAQVGIASIRRDLPADASQRQVEDVIDELNADPACTGYIVQLPLPGHLDANAVLERMDPAKDADGLHPVNLGRLVLGVEAPLPCTPRGIVELLRRYDVPIAGARVCVIGRGITVGRPMGLLLTRRSENATVTLCHTGTKGLAWHVREADIVIAAAGSPGLITKDMLRPGAAVLDVGITRTDHGLVGDVHPEAATVAGWLAPMPGGVGPMTRAMLLANVVEAAERNANIAMAR
- a CDS encoding sensor histidine kinase — encoded protein: MRLVVAFALVTAITAATTGALTFREARIGVLQQSQDTVIQLLRTQVGRLAEELAFPPGEDELRRFATDVARADPSGTWRVLATYDDLSATSATGDPFEELTPTLREAVHSSMATVFQRVDSGDHTSLVVGMSVLFTSIDGGAYPSGVRVFLTVPQTTERAYVDALVSAVERATVPALALAVLLALLAARGVLRPVRALRRATRSIAEGRLDTRLAVNGSDELAALSHTFNETAAALEESVAELRGMEARARRFAADVSHELRTPLAAMSAVTDVLDEDAAGLDPDTATAVRLISEETVKLARLVDDLMEISRFDAGAATLHLDEIDLAESLRRTLSARAWTELVDCELPPPGALRGRVDPRRLDVVVANLVGNALRHGARPVRLRLYEGGERLAVIEVLDSGSGIPDTVLPHVFERFYKSDAARTRTEGSGLGLAITAENVRMHGGTVHAANRPEGGAVFTVRLPLPGDELTPESGS
- a CDS encoding response regulator transcription factor — its product is MPRVLLIEDDRAVREGVALALRRQGHEVAAAETGEDGLGRVRSFRPDVVVLDLMLPGMPGLDVCREIRALDQTLPIIMATARGDDEDIVVGLEAGADDYVVKPVQARVLQARIRAVLRRAAGAPAEAGIPKIDTYGDLAVDRAGLSVARGGVPIALAPSELRLLLTLSASPGQVFSRQQLLEAVWEHSYHGDARLVDACVKRLRAKMGEPPREPRYIQTVRGFGYRFAAR